Proteins from a single region of Terriglobia bacterium:
- a CDS encoding MFS transporter, whose protein sequence is MSRLRPIGLARYAQWRKNQIAVTISGSLMNFGYTLVMSFLPIYVRELGIESTGAIALWSGLILSASPLMAALMGPLWGRLGDRRGMKLIATRATAANALLWFSMAFAHNVWQLLLLRIVLGILGGFTNVAVALVTQLTPKEKVPSVIGTLQSWQILSTAVGPLVGGILATSIGVRNTFMFTGLVNFGSLLSILLLYRDQDVAAPVEEKPKPADVTFGFWKRPEYFTAMMILFFVNMADRTFGPIVPLFLEELGTPRGALEMVAGVLISVAAFGEAFSSWLSGRLASRISLRQLITWRLILSIVVLLPMLAVRTTGEFSILRVMLALLAGGTLTLALSAAHHVIPNEHRGTGFALLSGTSMLGGAVGPILSGLLAGISIRAVFVANSVVYLLMIGFVYRNVRH, encoded by the coding sequence TTGTCGAGGCTTCGCCCTATCGGGCTCGCGCGCTACGCGCAGTGGCGAAAGAATCAGATCGCCGTAACGATCTCCGGTTCGCTGATGAATTTCGGCTACACGCTGGTGATGTCGTTCCTGCCGATCTATGTGCGGGAGCTCGGCATTGAGTCGACCGGGGCGATCGCGTTATGGAGCGGATTGATTCTGAGCGCCAGCCCGCTGATGGCAGCGCTGATGGGCCCGCTCTGGGGGCGGCTCGGCGACCGGCGCGGGATGAAGCTCATTGCGACGCGGGCGACGGCGGCCAATGCGCTGCTCTGGTTCTCGATGGCGTTCGCGCACAATGTCTGGCAGCTGCTTTTGCTTCGGATCGTTCTTGGGATTCTCGGCGGGTTCACGAATGTCGCGGTTGCGCTGGTGACGCAGCTGACGCCGAAGGAGAAGGTCCCCTCGGTGATCGGCACTCTGCAGTCCTGGCAGATCTTGAGTACAGCGGTGGGGCCGCTGGTGGGCGGGATTCTTGCGACCTCGATCGGTGTACGGAACACCTTCATGTTCACGGGGCTGGTGAACTTCGGATCGCTTTTGAGCATTCTGTTGTTGTATCGCGATCAGGATGTGGCGGCGCCGGTAGAAGAGAAGCCAAAGCCCGCAGACGTGACGTTCGGGTTCTGGAAGAGGCCGGAGTATTTCACGGCGATGATGATCCTCTTTTTCGTGAATATGGCGGACCGGACATTTGGTCCGATCGTGCCGTTGTTCCTGGAGGAACTGGGAACGCCGCGGGGCGCGCTGGAGATGGTGGCGGGGGTCCTGATTTCGGTGGCGGCGTTTGGGGAGGCGTTTTCGTCATGGCTCTCGGGAAGGCTGGCGTCGAGGATTTCGCTGAGGCAGCTGATTACGTGGCGACTGATTTTGAGCATTGTCGTCCTGCTGCCGATGCTGGCGGTGCGGACGACAGGAGAGTTTTCGATCTTAAGAGTGATGCTCGCGCTGCTGGCCGGCGGCACGCTGACGCTGGCGTTGAGCGCAGCGCACCATGTGATCCCGAACGAGCATCGCGGGACAGGGTTTGCGCTGCTGTCGGGAACCAGCATGCTGGGTGGGGCGGTGGGCCCGATCCTCTCGGGACTGCTGGCGGGGATCAGCATTCGGGCGGTGTTCGTCGCGAACTCGGTGGTGTATTTGTTGATGATCGGGTTTGTGTACAGGAATGTGAGGCATTGA
- a CDS encoding NAD(P)H-hydrate dehydratase, translating to MKILTPEQLRELDRKSTTPTLILMENAGMRVVEVLEDRYENLDELTVGILCGKGNNGGDGLVVARQLIQKGCFPFVFLFASEEEMKGDAKMNLDILRGLGYPPAIVLSDQDWSEEMLELLDADIIVDALLGTGARKPVEGLYRTVIESLAEEFPRADIVAVDVPSPGVQAAVTVTFTALKPSLVFYPACDDAGDVILADIGNPAGLLDNENYKLHLIEPHPLPSRLPDSNKGTYGRVLIIGGSRGKTGAAAMAGQAALRSGAGLVTVATAESVLPVVAASMPELMTEGLAETQDGTIANQSVTGIMQGKAVVAVGPGLTAVPETSAFVRRVLTECRTQLVIDADGLNALAGFDGELGGAVLTPHPGEMSRLIGKTIDYVNGNRVEVASEFAKRRNAYVVLKGHRTVVAAPDGNVYVNPTGNPGMATGGTGDILTGMTAGILAQEHLGSFIERLCLAVYLHGLAGDLAAEELGEESLVATDLLRFLPKAWENVG from the coding sequence ATGAAAATCCTTACACCAGAACAACTGCGCGAACTCGATCGGAAATCCACCACGCCGACGCTCATCCTGATGGAAAACGCGGGCATGCGCGTCGTCGAAGTCCTCGAAGACCGGTACGAAAATCTCGACGAACTCACCGTCGGCATCCTTTGCGGTAAAGGGAACAACGGCGGCGATGGCCTGGTTGTCGCGCGGCAATTGATTCAGAAAGGCTGCTTCCCGTTCGTTTTTCTTTTCGCTTCGGAAGAGGAAATGAAAGGGGACGCAAAAATGAACCTCGACATCCTGAGAGGTCTCGGCTACCCGCCGGCCATCGTCCTCAGCGACCAGGACTGGAGCGAAGAGATGCTCGAGCTTCTCGACGCCGACATTATCGTCGACGCGCTTCTCGGCACCGGCGCTCGCAAGCCGGTCGAAGGTCTGTACCGAACGGTGATCGAGAGCCTGGCGGAGGAATTTCCGCGGGCCGATATCGTCGCGGTTGATGTGCCCTCGCCCGGCGTTCAAGCGGCCGTCACGGTGACATTCACGGCTTTGAAACCGTCACTTGTCTTTTACCCCGCTTGCGATGACGCCGGAGATGTGATCCTCGCCGACATCGGCAATCCGGCCGGGCTTCTCGACAACGAGAATTACAAACTTCATCTGATCGAGCCGCACCCGTTGCCGTCCCGCTTGCCAGACAGTAACAAAGGAACCTACGGGCGCGTCCTGATCATCGGCGGCTCACGCGGCAAGACCGGCGCCGCTGCCATGGCGGGGCAGGCCGCGCTGCGGTCCGGCGCGGGGTTGGTCACGGTGGCGACCGCTGAAAGCGTTCTGCCGGTGGTCGCAGCCTCGATGCCGGAGTTGATGACCGAAGGGCTGGCTGAAACGCAGGATGGGACCATCGCGAACCAGTCGGTCACGGGCATCATGCAGGGTAAAGCTGTCGTGGCCGTCGGCCCGGGCCTGACGGCTGTGCCGGAAACGAGCGCTTTTGTCCGGAGAGTCCTGACGGAATGCCGGACGCAGCTCGTCATCGATGCGGATGGGTTGAATGCGCTGGCGGGGTTTGACGGTGAGCTTGGCGGCGCCGTGTTGACGCCGCATCCGGGAGAGATGTCACGCTTGATCGGGAAAACCATCGATTACGTGAATGGGAATCGCGTGGAGGTTGCGTCCGAGTTTGCGAAGCGCCGGAATGCATACGTCGTGCTGAAGGGGCACCGGACGGTGGTCGCCGCGCCGGATGGGAATGTGTACGTCAATCCGACCGGGAATCCCGGCATGGCCACGGGTGGGACCGGAGACATCCTGACCGGGATGACCGCCGGAATTCTCGCGCAGGAGCATTTGGGATCGTTTATCGAACGATTGTGCCTGGCGGTTTATCTCCATGGCCTGGCGGGGGACCTGGCGGCGGAGGAATTGGGGGAAGAGAGTTTGGTCGCGACGGACCTGCTGCGGTTTCTGCCCAAGGCGTGGGAGAATGTGGGGTAA
- a CDS encoding DUF4922 domain-containing protein — MIEAIETLHENQLRSWPRLARGVEGLAEAHTRPAGIDWFDVFIRHIPHRVASTTAAVDRESILKRPCFLCSGNLDSEERGIAFSSGYTIYFNPFPIVDRHLTIVHRDHTPQHIAGEAGAMLDIAAALPGYFVIYNGPECGASAPDHMHFQAGSRELFPIEKDTAEIPGIVVPDYARNVLMFRDRDRSQLIRRIDRAIELLSNATRKAPEPLINIALFHEQGRWTVYLFPRGKHRPEVFHTGQLTVSPASIDLCGIFVVPFERDFVRITGKDIASIFREVTLPDEIFNEVAAKL; from the coding sequence ATGATTGAAGCTATCGAAACCCTCCATGAAAACCAACTTCGCTCCTGGCCTCGCCTCGCGCGTGGCGTCGAGGGGCTCGCTGAGGCACACACCCGGCCCGCGGGTATTGACTGGTTCGATGTTTTCATCCGCCATATCCCGCATCGCGTCGCCAGCACCACTGCCGCCGTCGATCGTGAATCTATCCTGAAACGGCCGTGTTTTCTGTGTTCTGGAAATCTCGACTCTGAAGAACGCGGTATCGCGTTCAGTTCCGGCTATACGATCTACTTCAATCCCTTTCCCATCGTCGATCGACATCTGACGATCGTCCATCGCGATCACACGCCACAGCACATCGCCGGAGAAGCCGGCGCCATGCTGGATATCGCGGCGGCACTGCCCGGCTATTTCGTGATCTATAACGGCCCCGAGTGCGGCGCTTCCGCGCCCGACCACATGCACTTTCAGGCCGGTTCGCGCGAACTGTTTCCCATTGAGAAGGACACGGCCGAGATTCCGGGAATTGTTGTCCCGGACTATGCCCGAAATGTTCTGATGTTTCGTGATAGGGATCGGTCGCAGCTGATCCGCCGGATCGATCGCGCGATCGAACTGCTATCGAATGCGACCCGGAAGGCTCCGGAACCTCTGATCAACATCGCCCTCTTTCACGAGCAGGGCCGATGGACCGTCTATCTGTTCCCTCGAGGTAAACACCGGCCTGAAGTTTTTCATACAGGTCAGCTCACGGTGAGCCCCGCGTCCATTGATCTCTGCGGGATTTTTGTGGTTCCATTCGAACGAGATTTTGTTCGAATCACCGGTAAAGATATCGCATCGATCTTTCGCGAGGTAACCCTTCCGGACGAGATCTTTAATGAGGTCGCTGCAAAACTATGA
- the tsaE gene encoding tRNA (adenosine(37)-N6)-threonylcarbamoyltransferase complex ATPase subunit type 1 TsaE: protein MISTSESETYDVAKQLAARLPTPAHILLYGDLGAGKTLFSKGLADGFGVRDIDDVSSPTFTLINQYAGRMKVYHIDLYRIDPETPNGLDGLGLEEIFDDPAAAVIIEWAERLGSFDTTGAVRVFLSYVDDHSRKIEIK from the coding sequence ATGATCTCCACCTCCGAATCCGAGACCTACGATGTCGCGAAACAGCTCGCCGCCCGGCTCCCAACCCCTGCGCACATCCTTCTCTATGGCGATCTCGGCGCCGGAAAAACGCTCTTTTCCAAAGGCCTCGCCGACGGCTTCGGCGTCCGCGACATCGACGACGTCTCCAGCCCGACCTTCACGCTCATCAACCAGTACGCCGGCCGGATGAAGGTCTACCACATCGATCTCTATCGCATCGACCCGGAAACACCCAACGGCCTCGACGGTCTCGGCCTCGAAGAGATCTTCGACGATCCCGCCGCCGCCGTCATCATCGAGTGGGCCGAACGCCTGGGATCCTTCGACACCACCGGCGCCGTCCGGGTATTTCTCTCATACGTCGATGACCACTCTCGTAAAATAGAAATAAAATAG
- a CDS encoding 4Fe-4S dicluster domain-containing protein: MQIDQQKCVACGNCIPVCPMGAIAIDTGLNRAVVNTNECVECYACFRGMSMEKLNPTLVRGIRRLLKIFRLRFDPEPDVCPTSAIIPDELSWPRVVRRAFSDPIVTHESTGVHGRGTEEVKTNDVTHRVGLGEAGYVIEFGRPTVGVWFRDIEKMTRALAGIGIEFEPRNPVTHMMIDRKTGKLRDDILNEKILSAIVEFKTAVENVPVVLRRVDEVSKTLDTVVSVGVSTRCDVEGNSALDGILAEEGFSYVRGKTNLGLGHA, encoded by the coding sequence GTGCAAATCGACCAACAAAAATGCGTGGCCTGCGGAAATTGCATACCGGTGTGCCCGATGGGGGCTATCGCGATTGATACGGGCTTGAACCGGGCCGTCGTCAACACCAATGAATGCGTCGAATGCTACGCCTGCTTCCGCGGCATGAGCATGGAAAAGCTGAATCCCACGCTTGTCCGCGGTATCCGGCGCCTCCTCAAAATCTTTCGCCTCAGGTTTGATCCCGAACCCGACGTTTGTCCGACCTCCGCCATCATCCCCGACGAGCTTTCCTGGCCTCGCGTCGTCCGGCGCGCCTTCAGCGACCCGATCGTCACGCATGAAAGTACCGGTGTCCATGGCCGCGGAACCGAGGAGGTGAAGACAAACGATGTCACCCATCGCGTCGGCCTTGGCGAGGCGGGATATGTCATCGAGTTCGGCCGCCCGACTGTCGGCGTCTGGTTCCGCGATATCGAAAAGATGACGCGGGCGCTCGCCGGAATCGGCATCGAATTCGAGCCCAGGAATCCGGTGACCCACATGATGATCGACCGGAAGACCGGAAAGCTGCGCGACGATATCCTGAACGAGAAAATCCTCTCGGCCATTGTCGAGTTCAAGACGGCTGTCGAGAATGTTCCAGTGGTGCTGCGGCGCGTCGATGAGGTTTCGAAGACGCTGGATACGGTGGTCTCCGTCGGCGTTTCCACGCGGTGCGATGTGGAGGGAAATAGCGCTCTGGACGGAATTCTCGCGGAAGAAGGCTTCTCATATGTCCGGGGGAAAACGAACCTCGGTCTCGGACATGCATGA
- a CDS encoding SpoIID/LytB domain-containing protein gives MNVSVGLVEGRPAVELELMGPFRGPAGKVYPAGRHRFTSETSLEPEDASGAFAVDDVTIGIGFHWERKERQVFRGGIRIIKRGAGFTVINDVPLEDYVTSVISSEMSASCPLEMLKAHAVISRSWMWFPKENPHGSRPESGNISTHEILRWYGREAHPDFDVCADDHCQRYQGITKAFSDAASKAVLATSGEFLRYNGRICDARFSKSCGGVTEIYSTAWEDQDIPYLASVYDGSDPQPPGNAENLIRSEPPAYCNTHDTRLLAQILPGFDQETRDFFRWCVDYSPGEAGELLRSRLGVDLGEIREMEPQARGPSGRIYRLKITGEKDYLIVGKELEIRRALSPSHLYSSAFVVDHEGGRFILRGAGWGHGVGLCQIGAAVMANLGKEYRSILGHYYRGATVG, from the coding sequence ATGAACGTATCCGTAGGACTGGTCGAGGGCCGGCCGGCAGTCGAACTGGAGCTGATGGGCCCGTTTCGCGGCCCTGCCGGGAAGGTCTATCCGGCGGGCCGCCATCGATTCACATCGGAGACTTCGCTCGAGCCCGAGGATGCATCCGGCGCATTTGCGGTCGATGACGTCACGATCGGAATCGGCTTTCACTGGGAACGCAAGGAACGCCAGGTGTTCCGTGGCGGCATTCGGATCATCAAACGCGGCGCGGGCTTTACCGTCATCAATGACGTCCCGCTCGAGGACTACGTTACCAGCGTGATTTCGTCGGAGATGAGCGCGTCCTGCCCGCTGGAAATGCTCAAGGCACATGCTGTCATCTCCCGGAGCTGGATGTGGTTTCCGAAGGAGAACCCGCATGGAAGCCGCCCGGAATCCGGAAACATTTCCACTCATGAGATTCTGCGGTGGTACGGACGGGAAGCGCATCCCGATTTCGACGTCTGCGCCGATGACCACTGCCAGCGATATCAAGGCATCACGAAGGCCTTCTCGGATGCGGCATCCAAAGCCGTGCTCGCGACGTCGGGAGAGTTCCTCCGGTACAACGGCCGTATCTGTGATGCGCGTTTCTCGAAGTCCTGCGGCGGGGTGACGGAAATTTATTCGACCGCGTGGGAGGATCAGGACATTCCATACCTGGCGTCGGTCTATGACGGGTCCGATCCGCAACCGCCGGGTAACGCGGAAAACCTCATTCGCTCCGAGCCGCCGGCATACTGCAACACGCACGATACGCGCCTCCTGGCGCAGATTCTGCCGGGCTTCGATCAGGAGACACGCGACTTCTTCCGCTGGTGCGTGGACTATTCGCCCGGCGAGGCCGGAGAGCTGCTCCGATCGAGGCTGGGAGTCGACCTTGGCGAGATTCGCGAGATGGAGCCGCAGGCGCGAGGGCCCTCAGGCCGGATTTATCGGTTGAAGATCACCGGCGAGAAGGATTACCTCATCGTCGGGAAGGAACTCGAGATCCGGCGGGCACTGTCGCCGTCACACTTGTACAGTTCGGCGTTTGTGGTGGACCATGAAGGCGGCCGCTTCATCCTCCGCGGCGCCGGCTGGGGACACGGCGTGGGGTTATGCCAGATCGGCGCCGCCGTGATGGCGAATCTGGGGAAAGAGTATCGGTCGATCTTGGGACACTACTACCGCGGTGCGACGGTGGGATAG
- a CDS encoding glycosyltransferase family 2 protein, which yields MKTAIILHSESGIVFLGDPRVNIDPGRHLFERMTQVMRDTGAGWIYSDSIGHPRINYQTGSIRDNFDFGAVIAVRADAYEKGAETNWSTLYDLRLRVSEKFPIVRIPEPLYSGSAVDTRPTGQKQFDYVDPKNRDYQIEMERVATAHLKRIGSYLEPRFQAVPPPADAFSVRASVVIPVRNREQTILDAVTSALNQKTVFNYNVIVVDNHSTDRTTELLRGVRDSRLVHLIPDRHDLGIGGCWNEALYSEHCGRYAVQLDSDDLYSGEEVLARIVGELEAGPYAMVIASYTMVDFSLQQIPPGLIDHREWTRENGRNNALRINGLGAPRAFDTSVLRRFGFPNVSYGEDYAMALRISRDFDIGRIYDSVYLCRRWEGNTDTALPLETANRYDSYKDWIRTMEIKARQVKA from the coding sequence TTGAAAACAGCTATCATTCTTCATTCGGAATCCGGCATCGTTTTTCTAGGCGATCCCCGTGTAAACATTGATCCAGGCCGGCACCTGTTCGAGCGCATGACGCAGGTCATGCGCGACACCGGCGCCGGCTGGATCTACTCCGATTCCATCGGTCATCCCCGCATCAACTATCAAACCGGCAGTATTCGAGACAATTTTGACTTTGGCGCTGTCATTGCAGTGCGCGCCGATGCTTATGAAAAGGGTGCGGAAACCAACTGGAGCACTCTTTATGATTTGCGCCTGCGCGTCTCCGAGAAATTTCCGATTGTCCGGATTCCGGAGCCGTTGTATTCCGGTTCCGCTGTAGATACGCGTCCTACAGGTCAGAAGCAGTTTGATTACGTCGATCCGAAAAACCGCGACTACCAGATTGAGATGGAACGTGTCGCGACGGCCCACCTCAAACGGATCGGTTCCTATCTGGAGCCGCGCTTTCAGGCCGTACCTCCGCCGGCGGATGCATTTTCGGTTCGAGCCAGCGTCGTCATTCCAGTGCGAAACCGTGAGCAGACGATTCTCGACGCGGTGACAAGTGCCCTCAATCAAAAAACAGTTTTCAATTACAACGTCATCGTCGTCGATAACCATTCGACGGATCGCACGACGGAACTGCTGCGTGGCGTTCGCGACTCCCGTCTCGTGCACCTGATTCCGGACCGCCACGATCTCGGCATTGGCGGTTGCTGGAACGAGGCGCTCTATTCAGAGCACTGCGGCCGGTATGCTGTTCAACTCGATTCCGATGATCTCTATTCCGGCGAAGAGGTCCTTGCGCGCATCGTCGGTGAACTGGAAGCGGGACCGTATGCGATGGTGATCGCCTCTTACACCATGGTGGATTTTTCTTTACAGCAGATCCCGCCTGGTTTGATCGATCATCGCGAGTGGACGCGGGAAAACGGCCGCAACAATGCCCTGCGCATCAACGGTCTCGGCGCGCCCCGCGCGTTCGACACATCGGTGCTGCGCCGGTTCGGTTTCCCGAACGTCAGTTACGGTGAGGACTATGCCATGGCTCTGCGTATCAGCCGCGATTTCGATATCGGGCGGATTTACGACTCCGTCTATCTCTGCCGCCGCTGGGAAGGAAACACAGACACGGCGCTGCCTCTCGAAACAGCGAATCGCTACGACTCCTACAAAGACTGGATCCGCACGATGGAAATCAAGGCAAGGCAGGTGAAGGCGTGA
- a CDS encoding aspartate aminotransferase family protein, with protein sequence MQLAQVKELEKKYLLGTYSRYELLADRGSGAYLIDKSNKRYLDLLAGIAVNALGYNHPRVKQVLRKQIKRPIHVSNLIYHEYQGRLAEKLCKLSGLDRAFFSNSGTEAIEACLKFARVFARPKFRVLSLDRSFHGRTFGALSATGQKQYREPFEPLVPGFDFVNFDDVGDLERKLTDDVCAVLIETIQGEGGIRPISEKYYRAARELTRKRGAVLVADEIQCGLGRTGQWLALHRFASPKDKEMLPDMIALAKPLGLGIPMGAVILNEKVAAAIQAGQHGTTFGGGPLACRTSLEYFKILEDDKVLERVRKVGAYFKARLEELQDVPVVKEVRGEGLMLAVELSVPGKEIVKQMLKLGFIINCTHDTVLRMLPPFIITEKQIDKFVKALRPVLEAQK encoded by the coding sequence ATGCAACTCGCGCAGGTAAAGGAACTGGAAAAAAAGTATCTGCTTGGAACCTACAGCCGCTATGAGCTGTTGGCGGACCGGGGGAGCGGCGCGTATCTGATCGACAAATCGAACAAACGATACTTGGATTTACTGGCGGGAATCGCCGTCAATGCGCTCGGATACAACCATCCGCGCGTGAAGCAGGTTCTTCGGAAACAGATCAAGCGTCCGATACACGTCTCCAATCTCATCTATCACGAGTATCAGGGCCGGCTGGCCGAGAAGCTCTGCAAGCTGTCGGGGCTCGACCGCGCCTTCTTCAGCAACAGCGGAACGGAGGCGATTGAAGCCTGCCTGAAGTTCGCACGCGTCTTTGCGCGGCCGAAGTTCCGGGTGCTCTCTCTGGATCGGTCCTTTCACGGCAGGACATTCGGAGCGCTGTCCGCGACCGGACAGAAACAGTATCGCGAGCCATTCGAACCGCTGGTTCCCGGATTCGATTTTGTGAACTTCGATGACGTCGGCGATCTCGAACGAAAGCTGACGGACGATGTTTGCGCCGTCCTGATCGAGACGATCCAGGGCGAAGGCGGCATCCGTCCGATCTCGGAGAAATACTATCGCGCGGCGCGCGAGCTGACGAGAAAGCGCGGCGCCGTGCTGGTGGCCGACGAGATCCAGTGCGGGCTTGGCCGCACCGGCCAGTGGCTGGCACTGCATCGATTCGCGTCGCCGAAAGACAAAGAGATGCTGCCGGACATGATTGCGCTCGCGAAGCCGCTGGGGCTGGGCATTCCGATGGGCGCCGTCATTTTGAATGAAAAAGTGGCCGCCGCAATCCAGGCGGGACAGCACGGAACCACTTTCGGCGGCGGCCCGCTGGCGTGCCGCACCAGCCTGGAGTACTTCAAGATCCTCGAAGACGATAAGGTTCTTGAGCGCGTACGGAAGGTCGGCGCCTACTTCAAGGCGCGGCTCGAAGAGCTGCAGGACGTGCCGGTGGTGAAGGAGGTTCGAGGCGAAGGCTTGATGCTGGCCGTCGAGCTCTCGGTTCCCGGCAAGGAAATCGTGAAGCAGATGTTGAAGCTGGGATTCATCATCAACTGCACTCACGACACGGTGCTGCGGATGCTGCCTCCATTCATCATCACGGAAAAGCAGATCGACAAGTTCGTCAAAGCCTTGAGGCCGGTGTTAGAGGCGCAGAAATGA
- a CDS encoding NUDIX hydrolase gives MSKARILSSKIAYKGGHVQVREDRVIEPAGHECSRELVIHPGAVCIVARPTPEDVILIRQYRHATGRELVEIPAGTLKAGEDPRECAIRELEEEAGYLASNMVERARFWTTPGFTTEFMYLYEATDLTKTHIHPDEDEVIEVDIVSRAKALQMIDDGGIQDAKSILGLLRILR, from the coding sequence ATGAGCAAGGCCAGAATTCTAAGTTCGAAGATTGCTTACAAAGGCGGACATGTTCAGGTGCGCGAGGATCGCGTGATCGAACCGGCGGGGCATGAGTGTTCTCGCGAGCTGGTCATTCATCCGGGAGCAGTGTGCATCGTGGCGCGGCCCACGCCGGAAGACGTGATTCTCATCCGGCAATACCGCCACGCCACCGGACGCGAGCTGGTCGAGATCCCGGCCGGCACGTTGAAAGCAGGTGAGGATCCGCGCGAGTGCGCCATCCGCGAGCTCGAAGAGGAAGCGGGATATCTCGCTTCGAATATGGTCGAGCGCGCACGGTTCTGGACAACGCCGGGTTTCACGACGGAATTCATGTATCTGTACGAGGCCACCGACCTCACCAAAACGCACATCCATCCCGACGAGGATGAAGTGATCGAAGTCGATATCGTTTCGCGCGCGAAAGCCCTCCAGATGATCGACGACGGCGGGATTCAAGACGCCAAGTCGATTCTCGGCCTGCTCCGGATTCTCCGCTGA